The following proteins are co-located in the Micromonospora viridifaciens genome:
- a CDS encoding SRPBCC family protein: MAVIYVETLIDAPVERVWRTTQDPGTHRRWDLRFGRIDPVPGSSPARFRYETTVLPGVRVGGYGVHAGERSRPDGTRTSALRFGSDDPRSLIAAGSGYWRYVPGPGGVRFLTGYAYTTRWGRVGCLVDRPFGRVFGWATAWSFDRLRLWLEQGVPPERARAAAVRDVTLRALGVAAVAMLAATAGPTAAALAALAGSAVALALPPHPHTPAARRCRRRPPDRLAARPPSLLEGL; the protein is encoded by the coding sequence ATGGCGGTCATCTACGTGGAGACGCTGATCGACGCGCCGGTGGAGCGGGTCTGGCGGACGACCCAGGATCCCGGGACGCACCGCCGGTGGGATCTCCGGTTCGGCCGGATAGACCCGGTCCCGGGCAGCTCACCTGCCCGATTCCGGTACGAAACGACCGTGCTGCCGGGCGTACGGGTCGGCGGGTACGGGGTGCACGCGGGCGAGCGGAGCCGCCCGGACGGCACCCGAACCTCGGCCCTGCGCTTCGGCTCCGATGATCCACGCTCACTGATCGCCGCCGGCTCGGGCTACTGGCGTTACGTGCCGGGCCCGGGCGGCGTGCGGTTTCTGACCGGCTACGCGTACACCACCCGCTGGGGGCGGGTGGGGTGCCTGGTCGACCGGCCGTTCGGCAGGGTGTTCGGCTGGGCGACAGCGTGGTCGTTCGACCGGCTGCGGCTCTGGCTCGAGCAGGGCGTACCCCCGGAACGGGCCCGGGCCGCAGCGGTGCGCGACGTGACGCTGCGGGCCCTCGGGGTGGCGGCCGTCGCGATGCTCGCCGCTACGGCCGGCCCGACCGCCGCGGCACTCGCGGCACTCGCGGGATCGGCGGTCGCCCTGGCACTGCCGCCTCACCCACACACCCCGGCCGCCCGCCGCTGCCGGCGTCGGCCACCCGACCGACTCGCCGCCCGCCCGCCTTCGCTCCTGGAGGGGCTGTGA
- a CDS encoding VOC family protein, giving the protein MRLDLVTLVVAEYDPAIAFFTEVLGFELVEDKPSLTNDGRPKRWVVVRPPGGGTGLLLARADGERQEAVVGDQTAGRVGFFLQVDDFDATYRRMVEAKVEFVKPPRTEPYGRVAVFRDLAGNLWDLLGPA; this is encoded by the coding sequence ATGCGGCTCGATCTCGTCACCCTCGTCGTCGCCGAGTACGACCCGGCGATCGCGTTCTTCACCGAGGTGCTCGGCTTCGAGCTGGTGGAGGACAAGCCGTCGCTGACCAACGACGGCCGGCCGAAGCGCTGGGTGGTGGTCCGGCCGCCCGGCGGCGGGACCGGGCTGCTGCTGGCCCGCGCCGACGGCGAGCGGCAGGAGGCGGTGGTGGGTGACCAGACCGCCGGCCGGGTCGGCTTCTTCCTCCAGGTCGACGACTTCGACGCCACCTACCGCCGGATGGTCGAGGCGAAGGTCGAGTTCGTGAAGCCGCCACGCACCGAGCCGTACGGGCGGGTCGCCGTCTTCCGCGACCTCGCCGGCAACCTCTGGGACCTGCTCGGTCCCGCCTGA
- a CDS encoding DUF2079 domain-containing protein — protein MPTSPSPATEPAPARVAPNRRADLIVVLAATALAIWVTSGMWWGPNTRAITVNSSDQALFEWLLAFGGHTVTHGENPFYTYLLNVPDGVNLAVNTSITVYAVVFAPLTYLIGPPATFLTILTLNLVATAVAWYWLLSRHLVGSRLAAGVGALFIGYCPAMVSHANAHLNWTAGWLVPLLLWGVFRLRRPGRAVRGGIVLGLLVALAFSIAAEGLFFTALAVALFLVLWALHPSHRAEVRAALPSFFGGLGVTALVAGVLLAYPLWLHFAGPQRFHGTGFDPLIHSEDIAAYGSYPRRSLAGWAGLRTSLAPNPTEENSFFGIPLLLLGAVCFGLLWWRAERAFRATLTALGGTAVVFAVLSWGPRARWNGRRTHQILPFGVLDNLPVINAALPSRLALVVAPVIGLLLAYTVDQLRARPPRHRATSAAWVLGFAVALVPLLPTPLLTSVREPIPRFITSGHWQQYVSPGGVLTPLPLTVDVTPDGQRWQAYALAHRQGEFHIPAGFFLGPGGPGGRGRIGPVPRTFDSLMDQAGRTGLAPIITEGSIRESLADLHHWRVEIVILADRVHGAKYDIDEEAVRRTATALLGEPQRVDDVWLWKVPPP, from the coding sequence GTGCCGACCTCCCCGTCGCCGGCCACCGAGCCGGCGCCCGCGCGCGTCGCGCCGAACCGGCGCGCCGACCTGATCGTGGTGCTCGCCGCGACGGCGCTGGCGATCTGGGTGACCAGCGGCATGTGGTGGGGCCCGAACACCCGGGCGATCACGGTCAACTCCAGCGACCAGGCGCTCTTCGAATGGCTGCTGGCCTTCGGCGGGCACACGGTCACCCACGGCGAGAACCCGTTCTACACCTACCTGCTCAACGTCCCGGACGGGGTGAACCTCGCGGTCAACACCTCGATCACCGTGTACGCGGTGGTCTTCGCGCCGCTGACGTACCTGATCGGGCCGCCCGCGACGTTCCTGACGATCCTCACCCTCAACCTCGTCGCCACCGCGGTGGCCTGGTACTGGCTGCTCAGCCGTCACCTGGTCGGCAGCCGGCTGGCCGCCGGGGTGGGGGCCCTGTTCATCGGCTACTGCCCGGCGATGGTCTCGCACGCCAACGCCCACCTGAACTGGACCGCCGGCTGGCTGGTGCCGCTGCTGCTCTGGGGCGTGTTCCGGCTGCGCCGGCCCGGCCGGGCGGTGCGCGGCGGCATCGTGCTCGGCCTGCTGGTGGCGCTCGCCTTCTCGATCGCCGCCGAGGGGCTCTTCTTCACCGCCCTGGCGGTCGCCCTGTTCCTGGTGCTGTGGGCGCTGCACCCCAGCCACCGGGCAGAGGTACGCGCCGCGCTGCCCAGCTTCTTCGGCGGGCTGGGGGTGACCGCGCTGGTGGCCGGGGTGCTGCTGGCGTACCCGCTGTGGTTGCACTTCGCCGGGCCGCAGCGCTTCCACGGCACCGGCTTCGACCCGCTCATCCACTCCGAGGACATCGCCGCGTACGGGTCGTACCCGCGCCGGTCCCTGGCGGGCTGGGCCGGGCTGCGTACCTCGCTGGCCCCCAACCCGACCGAGGAGAACTCGTTCTTCGGCATCCCCCTGCTGCTGCTCGGCGCGGTCTGCTTCGGCCTGCTCTGGTGGCGCGCGGAGCGGGCGTTCCGGGCCACCCTCACCGCGCTCGGCGGCACCGCGGTGGTCTTCGCGGTGCTCTCCTGGGGGCCCCGGGCCAGGTGGAACGGCCGCCGGACGCACCAGATCCTCCCGTTCGGGGTGCTGGACAACCTGCCGGTGATCAACGCGGCGCTGCCGTCCCGGCTGGCGCTGGTCGTCGCGCCGGTCATCGGGCTGCTGCTGGCGTACACCGTCGACCAGCTCCGGGCCCGGCCGCCCCGGCACCGCGCCACGTCGGCGGCCTGGGTGCTCGGCTTCGCCGTCGCGCTGGTGCCGCTACTGCCCACCCCGCTGCTGACCAGCGTGCGGGAACCGATCCCGAGGTTCATCACCAGCGGCCACTGGCAGCAGTACGTCTCCCCCGGCGGGGTGCTCACCCCGCTGCCGCTGACCGTCGACGTCACCCCCGACGGCCAGCGCTGGCAGGCGTACGCCCTGGCCCACCGGCAGGGCGAGTTCCACATCCCGGCCGGGTTCTTCCTCGGCCCCGGCGGGCCGGGGGGTCGGGGCCGGATCGGCCCGGTGCCGCGGACCTTTGACTCGCTGATGGACCAGGCCGGGCGGACCGGGCTGGCGCCGATCATCACCGAGGGAAGCATCCGGGAGTCCCTCGCGGACCTGCACCACTGGCGGGTCGAGATCGTGATCCTGGCCGACCGGGTGCACGGCGCCAAGTACGACATCGACGAGGAGGCCGTACGCCGCACCGCCACCGCCCTGCTCGGCGAGCCGCAGCGGGTGGACGACGTCTGGCTCTGGAAGGTCCCGCCGCCCTGA
- a CDS encoding TetR/AcrR family transcriptional regulator, which produces MAGTRQKLIDGALAAIRVHGIAGVSARTVAAAAGVNQALVFYHFGTVDDLLAEACRSATEARVAAYRDRFAEVRSLRELLDLGRALHEQERVQGNVAVLAQLLAGAQTDPRLAESTAAALGLWTAEIEAVLRRLLHDSPAAPVADPAGLARAISAAFVGLELFEGVDATGARAALDALDRLAVLIEVLDDLGPLARRTLRAKLRPHT; this is translated from the coding sequence ATGGCCGGCACCCGCCAGAAACTCATCGACGGCGCGCTCGCGGCAATCCGCGTCCACGGCATCGCCGGCGTCTCCGCCCGCACCGTCGCGGCGGCCGCGGGGGTCAACCAGGCGCTGGTCTTCTACCACTTCGGCACGGTCGACGACCTGCTCGCCGAGGCCTGCCGCAGCGCTACCGAGGCCCGGGTGGCGGCGTACCGGGACCGCTTTGCCGAGGTCCGGTCGCTGCGTGAGCTGCTCGATCTGGGACGGGCGCTGCACGAGCAGGAGCGGGTCCAGGGGAACGTGGCGGTGCTCGCCCAACTGCTCGCCGGAGCACAGACCGACCCACGGCTCGCGGAGTCCACGGCGGCGGCGCTCGGGCTCTGGACCGCCGAGATCGAGGCCGTGCTGCGGCGCCTGCTGCACGACTCGCCGGCCGCCCCGGTCGCCGATCCGGCCGGGCTGGCTCGGGCGATCTCCGCGGCCTTCGTCGGCCTGGAACTGTTCGAGGGGGTGGACGCCACCGGGGCCCGCGCGGCGCTGGACGCCCTGGACCGGCTGGCGGTGCTGATCGAGGTCCTCGATGACCTCGGTCCGCTGGCCCGCCGCACCCTCCGCGCCAAACTACGCCCCCACACCTGA
- a CDS encoding DUF4166 domain-containing protein, with protein sequence MTSVFQRALGADFDRLHPALRRRFGVDGDTDLGCVGSGVMDRIWRGPVFTAPFLRLGALRHVLFPETGVDIPFTIENWAYTDSYGRPTLTFVRTFDVAAHRRRRFDATMAWSPRRRVLIDYLGTHQHLAVELHLGVDAAGALTIRSGAQRFRGGVPCPAALSGEANLREWYDDRAGRFRIEVSVANPRFGPIFGYSGSFTVGYVPSGEAPVPAAVRPLRENPGD encoded by the coding sequence GTGACCTCCGTATTCCAGCGTGCCCTGGGCGCGGACTTCGACCGACTGCACCCTGCGCTGCGCCGCCGCTTCGGCGTCGACGGCGACACCGACCTGGGCTGCGTGGGCAGCGGCGTGATGGACCGGATCTGGCGCGGCCCCGTCTTCACCGCGCCGTTCCTGCGGCTGGGCGCCCTGCGGCACGTCCTTTTCCCCGAAACCGGCGTCGACATACCGTTCACCATCGAGAACTGGGCGTACACCGACTCGTACGGCCGGCCCACGCTCACGTTCGTCCGCACCTTCGACGTCGCGGCGCACCGCCGCCGGCGCTTCGACGCCACCATGGCCTGGAGCCCGCGACGCCGGGTGCTGATCGACTACCTCGGCACCCACCAACACCTCGCGGTCGAGCTGCACCTCGGCGTCGACGCCGCCGGCGCGCTGACCATCCGCAGCGGGGCTCAGCGCTTCCGCGGCGGGGTGCCCTGCCCGGCGGCGCTTTCCGGGGAGGCCAACCTGCGCGAGTGGTACGACGACCGGGCCGGGCGGTTCCGGATCGAGGTGTCGGTGGCCAACCCCCGCTTCGGGCCGATATTCGGGTACTCGGGCAGCTTCACGGTCGGCTACGTCCCGTCGGGCGAGGCACCCGTGCCGGCCGCGGTACGACCGTTGCGAGAGAATCCCGGCGACTGA
- a CDS encoding extracellular catalytic domain type 1 short-chain-length polyhydroxyalkanoate depolymerase, which translates to MRRSSSILTRLAGAAAGVVLAAATVLAVALPAQAATLTQVTGFGSNPGNLAMYAYRPDNLPANAPAVVLLHGCGQNASGYFANSGWQKYADLWKFTLVVAQQSSANNSSTCFNWFETGDTARGQGEALSIKQMVDYAKTNYGTDAARVYVSGLSAGGAMSAVMLATYPDVFAAGSVIAGVPYRCATSSVAAFSCMNPGVDKTPAQWGDLVRGAYPGYAGKRPRVAIWHGTGDYTVAVANAVESRDQWTNVLGISPTPTSTTSLPAGTSLEVYGSDQVRLYRVSGMGHGTPVDPGSAIDQCGTATSYFLDTICSTYRDALFFGLDGGGSSPSPTPTATASPSPTASPVCVTASNYAHVSAGRAYQSGGYAYALGSNQKMGLYNTYYTSTLKQTAPNYWVIGC; encoded by the coding sequence GTGCGCCGCTCCTCATCCATCCTCACCCGCCTCGCCGGGGCGGCGGCCGGCGTCGTGCTCGCCGCGGCCACCGTGCTCGCCGTCGCCCTGCCCGCCCAGGCCGCCACCCTCACCCAGGTCACCGGCTTCGGCTCCAACCCGGGCAACCTCGCCATGTACGCGTACCGACCGGACAACCTGCCGGCCAACGCGCCGGCCGTGGTGCTGCTGCACGGCTGCGGCCAGAACGCCTCCGGCTACTTCGCCAACTCCGGCTGGCAGAAGTACGCCGACCTGTGGAAGTTCACGCTGGTCGTGGCGCAGCAGTCGTCGGCCAACAATTCCAGCACCTGCTTCAACTGGTTCGAGACCGGGGACACCGCGCGCGGTCAGGGCGAGGCCCTGTCGATCAAGCAGATGGTCGACTACGCGAAGACGAACTACGGCACCGACGCCGCCCGCGTCTACGTGAGCGGCCTCTCCGCGGGCGGGGCGATGAGCGCGGTCATGCTCGCCACCTACCCGGACGTCTTCGCCGCCGGCTCGGTCATCGCCGGCGTCCCCTACCGCTGCGCCACCAGCAGCGTCGCCGCGTTCTCCTGCATGAACCCCGGCGTCGACAAGACCCCGGCCCAGTGGGGCGACCTGGTCCGGGGCGCCTATCCGGGGTACGCCGGGAAGCGGCCTCGGGTGGCGATCTGGCACGGGACCGGCGACTACACCGTGGCGGTCGCCAACGCCGTCGAGTCCCGGGACCAGTGGACCAACGTGCTGGGCATCTCGCCGACCCCGACCAGCACCACCTCGCTGCCCGCCGGCACCAGCCTCGAGGTGTACGGCAGCGACCAGGTCCGGCTCTACCGGGTCTCCGGCATGGGCCACGGCACGCCCGTCGACCCGGGCTCGGCGATCGACCAGTGCGGCACCGCGACGTCGTACTTCCTGGACACCATCTGCTCGACGTACCGGGACGCGCTCTTCTTCGGCCTCGACGGCGGCGGCTCCTCGCCCAGCCCGACCCCGACGGCGACCGCGTCCCCGTCGCCGACGGCCTCGCCGGTCTGCGTCACCGCCAGCAACTACGCGCACGTGAGCGCCGGCCGGGCGTACCAGTCCGGCGGCTACGCGTACGCGCTGGGCAGCAACCAGAAGATGGGCCTCTACAACACCTACTACACCAGCACCCTGAAGCAGACCGCCCCCAACTACTGGGTCATCGGCTGCTGA
- a CDS encoding FUSC family protein translates to MGEQVRAALRGVLHLRPVRGAHRVALRAGVSVLVPLLAVLALGHPAWSVYAVFGAFTSLYGRNHVHLTRAAMQASAGAVLTASIVLGVLVASLQSRAWVAVPVIAVVAALGTVLATAQDWHPPGPLFLVFALGAVASAPHPVSDVPVAAIVAGLSALFALLVGNVGSLLRRQRSRPVRLAHGWTWAPVRYALAVVLAGGTATAIGIGHPYWAMVAAVAPLSVQGITAQLVRAAHRILGTLLGLLTSALLLAPHLSPYATVLVVAGLQIVTELLVGRNYGLALLFITPMALLMGQLAAPRPIGQLLYDRGVETVIGAAIGGLIVLCEPWLRARLRAAGR, encoded by the coding sequence ATGGGCGAGCAGGTGCGGGCGGCGCTGCGGGGCGTGCTGCACCTGCGTCCGGTCCGGGGCGCCCACCGGGTCGCGCTGCGGGCCGGGGTCAGCGTGCTGGTTCCGCTGCTCGCGGTGCTCGCGCTGGGCCACCCCGCCTGGTCGGTGTACGCCGTCTTCGGGGCGTTCACCTCGCTCTACGGGCGCAACCACGTGCACCTGACCCGGGCGGCGATGCAGGCCAGCGCCGGGGCGGTGCTCACCGCGTCGATCGTCCTCGGGGTGCTCGTCGCCTCGCTCCAGTCGCGGGCGTGGGTCGCGGTGCCGGTCATCGCGGTGGTCGCGGCGCTGGGCACGGTGCTCGCCACCGCGCAGGACTGGCACCCGCCGGGGCCGCTGTTCCTCGTCTTCGCGCTCGGTGCGGTCGCCTCGGCCCCGCACCCGGTCTCGGACGTGCCGGTCGCCGCCATCGTGGCCGGGCTCAGCGCCCTGTTCGCGCTGCTGGTCGGCAACGTGGGCAGCCTGCTGCGGCGGCAGCGGAGCCGGCCGGTACGGCTGGCGCACGGGTGGACCTGGGCGCCGGTGCGCTACGCCCTCGCGGTGGTGCTGGCGGGCGGCACGGCGACCGCCATCGGGATCGGCCACCCGTACTGGGCGATGGTGGCGGCGGTCGCCCCGCTGAGCGTCCAGGGCATCACCGCCCAACTCGTCCGCGCCGCGCACCGGATCCTCGGCACACTGCTCGGGCTGCTGACCAGCGCGCTGCTGCTGGCGCCGCACCTGTCGCCGTACGCCACCGTGCTCGTCGTGGCGGGGTTGCAGATCGTCACGGAGCTCCTGGTCGGGCGCAACTACGGCCTGGCGCTGCTGTTCATCACGCCGATGGCGCTGCTGATGGGGCAGCTCGCGGCGCCCCGCCCGATCGGTCAGCTCCTCTACGACCGAGGGGTGGAAACGGTGATCGGCGCCGCCATCGGCGGCCTGATCGTGCTCTGCGAACCGTGGCTGCGGGCGCGGCTCAGGGCCGCCGGGCGGTGA
- the nadE gene encoding ammonia-dependent NAD(+) synthetase: MTDLTSTRQRIAAELQVASAFDAEEEIERRVVFLADRLVDTGLTALVLGISGGVDSTTAGRLCQLAVERARDAGHEAVFVAMRLPYGVQADEHDAQAALAFIQPDRVLTVDVKPASDAALDALVAAGLAFRDAAQQDFVHGNVKARQRMIAQYAVAGAMGGLVVGTDHAAEAVTGFFTKHGDGAADVVPLTGLTKRRVRALAQALGAPAELVDKAPTADLESLAPGRLDEDSLGLTYEQIDDFLEGRPVPADVAEALVARYRATDHKRRLPIAPPEPLVSRDADDRLTARQG, from the coding sequence ATGACGGACCTGACGTCGACCCGGCAGCGGATCGCCGCCGAGCTCCAGGTGGCCTCGGCCTTCGACGCCGAGGAGGAGATCGAGCGGCGGGTCGTCTTCCTCGCCGACCGCCTGGTCGACACCGGGCTGACCGCGCTGGTGCTCGGCATCAGCGGCGGGGTGGATTCCACCACCGCCGGGCGGCTCTGCCAGCTCGCCGTCGAGCGGGCCCGCGACGCCGGCCACGAGGCGGTCTTCGTGGCGATGCGCCTGCCGTACGGGGTGCAGGCCGACGAGCACGACGCCCAGGCGGCCCTGGCGTTCATCCAGCCCGACCGGGTGCTCACGGTCGACGTCAAGCCGGCCAGCGACGCCGCCCTGGACGCGCTGGTCGCGGCCGGGCTGGCCTTCCGCGACGCGGCCCAGCAGGACTTCGTGCACGGCAACGTCAAGGCCCGGCAGCGCATGATCGCCCAGTACGCGGTCGCCGGGGCGATGGGCGGGCTGGTCGTCGGCACCGACCACGCGGCCGAGGCGGTCACCGGCTTCTTCACCAAGCACGGCGACGGGGCGGCGGACGTGGTGCCGCTCACCGGGCTGACCAAGCGCCGGGTGCGTGCGCTCGCGCAGGCCCTGGGCGCCCCGGCCGAGCTGGTCGACAAGGCGCCCACCGCCGACCTGGAGAGCCTGGCCCCGGGCCGGCTCGACGAGGACTCGCTCGGCCTGACGTACGAGCAGATCGACGACTTCCTGGAGGGCCGGCCGGTCCCGGCGGACGTGGCGGAGGCCCTGGTGGCCCGCTACCGGGCCACCGACCACAAGCGCCGCCTTCCGATCGCGCCCCCGGAGCCGCTGGTGAGCCGGGACGCGGACGACCGGCTCACCGCCCGGCAGGGCTGA
- the lipA gene encoding lipoyl synthase, which yields MTGVARRSSTATVRRRLGFVTIEHSTPTTPQASRSTTVAPEGRRLLRIEARNAETPIERKPPWIKVKAKMGPEYTQLRGLVSREGLHTVCQEAGCPNIYECWEDREATFLIGGDQCTRRCDFCQIDTGKPAEFDADEPRRVAESVAAMGLRYATITGVARDDLPDGGAWLYAETVRQIHALQSGCGVELLIPDFNAVPEQLAEVFGSRPEVLAHNVETVPRIFKRIRPAFRYERSLDVIRQARAAGLVTKSNLILGMGEERAEVSQALRDLHEAGCELITITQYLRPSPRHHPVTRWVKPEEFVELREEAEEIGFAGVMSGPLVRSSYRAGRLYQQALSAREGAVAAG from the coding sequence GTGACGGGGGTCGCCCGACGTTCATCGACCGCCACCGTCCGGCGTAGGCTCGGATTCGTGACGATCGAGCACTCCACGCCGACGACCCCGCAGGCCAGCCGCAGCACCACCGTGGCACCCGAGGGGCGGCGGCTGCTGCGGATCGAGGCGCGCAACGCCGAGACGCCGATCGAGCGCAAGCCGCCGTGGATCAAGGTCAAGGCCAAGATGGGGCCGGAGTACACCCAGCTGCGCGGGCTGGTCTCGCGCGAAGGGCTGCACACGGTCTGCCAGGAGGCCGGCTGTCCCAACATCTACGAGTGCTGGGAGGACCGGGAGGCCACCTTCCTCATCGGTGGCGACCAGTGCACCCGGCGCTGCGACTTCTGCCAGATCGACACCGGCAAGCCGGCCGAGTTCGATGCCGACGAGCCCCGCCGGGTCGCCGAGTCGGTCGCCGCGATGGGCCTGCGCTATGCCACCATCACCGGCGTCGCTCGCGACGACCTGCCCGACGGTGGCGCCTGGCTCTACGCCGAGACGGTCCGGCAGATCCACGCCCTCCAGTCCGGCTGCGGCGTCGAGCTGCTCATCCCCGACTTCAACGCGGTCCCCGAGCAGCTCGCCGAGGTCTTCGGGTCGCGGCCCGAGGTGCTGGCGCACAACGTGGAGACCGTGCCGCGGATCTTCAAGCGGATCCGGCCGGCGTTCCGCTACGAGCGCTCCCTCGACGTGATCCGCCAGGCGCGCGCCGCCGGCCTGGTCACCAAGAGCAACCTGATCCTCGGCATGGGCGAGGAGCGGGCCGAGGTCTCCCAGGCGCTGCGCGACCTGCACGAGGCCGGCTGCGAGCTGATCACCATCACGCAGTACCTGCGCCCCTCTCCCCGGCACCACCCGGTCACCCGGTGGGTCAAGCCGGAGGAGTTCGTCGAGCTGCGCGAGGAGGCCGAGGAAATCGGCTTCGCCGGCGTGATGAGCGGCCCGCTGGTCCGCTCGTCGTACCGCGCCGGCCGGCTCTACCAGCAGGCACTCAGCGCGCGCGAGGGGGCCGTCGCCGCCGGCTGA
- the aspS gene encoding aspartate--tRNA(Asn) ligase: MQRILSFQLTHHVGESVRIAGWVHRRRLLKSVAFLIVRDAAGLAQVVVTDPAVRAAVEKLTEETVVEVVGTVVANDTAPAGVELTAPAVRPLGPPAVPPPFDLYRPALTATLPTQLDHAPTALRHPTRSAALRISAAGVAGFRAALDARGFVEIHTPKVVASSTESGANVFALDWFGRPAYLAQSPQFYKQLMVGVFERVYEVGPVFRAEPHDTVRHLAQYTSLDVELGFVADHRDVMAVLRDTLAGMLAAVADRAAGALATLGVAVPPVPAEIPAVHFTEALAIAGAPADEPDLAPAHERALGEWARAEHGSDFLFVTGYPMAKRPFYTHPDPARPAYSNGFDLLFRGVELVTGGQRLHRYEDYLAALAARGEPVEPYAGYMDAFRHGMPPHGGFAIGLERFVARLTGAANVREVTAFPRDLHRLTP, translated from the coding sequence GTGCAACGCATCCTGTCCTTCCAGCTCACCCACCATGTCGGCGAGTCCGTCCGGATCGCCGGCTGGGTGCACCGCCGCCGGCTGCTCAAGTCGGTGGCCTTCCTGATCGTCCGGGACGCCGCCGGCCTGGCCCAGGTGGTGGTCACCGACCCGGCGGTGCGCGCGGCCGTCGAGAAGCTCACCGAGGAGACGGTCGTCGAGGTTGTCGGCACGGTGGTCGCGAACGACACCGCGCCCGCCGGGGTCGAGCTCACCGCGCCGGCGGTACGACCACTCGGCCCGCCCGCCGTGCCGCCGCCGTTCGACCTGTACCGGCCGGCGCTCACCGCCACCCTGCCCACCCAGCTCGACCACGCGCCGACCGCGCTGCGCCATCCGACCCGCTCGGCGGCGCTGCGCATCTCGGCGGCCGGCGTGGCCGGGTTCCGGGCCGCTCTGGACGCCCGCGGCTTCGTGGAGATCCACACCCCGAAGGTGGTCGCCTCGTCCACCGAGAGCGGGGCGAACGTCTTCGCGCTGGACTGGTTCGGCCGGCCCGCGTACCTGGCCCAGTCGCCGCAGTTCTACAAGCAGCTGATGGTCGGCGTCTTCGAGCGGGTGTACGAGGTGGGGCCGGTGTTCCGGGCCGAGCCGCACGACACCGTCCGGCATCTGGCCCAGTACACCTCGCTCGACGTCGAGCTGGGCTTCGTCGCCGACCACCGGGACGTGATGGCCGTGCTGCGGGACACCCTTGCCGGGATGCTGGCGGCGGTGGCCGACCGGGCCGCTGGCGCGCTCGCCACGCTCGGGGTGGCCGTGCCCCCGGTGCCGGCCGAGATCCCGGCCGTGCACTTCACCGAGGCGCTGGCGATCGCCGGGGCGCCGGCCGACGAGCCGGACCTCGCCCCGGCGCACGAGCGGGCGCTGGGGGAGTGGGCCCGCGCCGAGCACGGCTCGGACTTCCTCTTCGTCACCGGGTACCCGATGGCCAAACGTCCCTTCTACACCCACCCGGACCCGGCGCGGCCGGCGTACTCCAACGGGTTTGACCTGTTGTTCCGCGGTGTGGAGCTGGTCACCGGCGGGCAGCGGCTGCACCGGTACGAGGACTATCTGGCCGCCCTCGCCGCGCGGGGCGAGCCGGTCGAGCCGTACGCCGGTTACATGGACGCGTTCCGGCACGGCATGCCGCCGCACGGCGGTTTCGCCATCGGGCTGGAACGCTTCGTGGCCCGGCTCACCGGCGCGGCCAACGTCCGGGAGGTGACCGCCTTCCCCCGCGACCTGCACCGGCTGACCCCCTGA
- the lipB gene encoding lipoyl(octanoyl) transferase LipB produces MSVTTSGLTPVHAGLLDYQAAWDEQRRLHEAVVAGEQGDTVLLLEHPSVYTAGKRTEPWDRPMDGTPVIDVDRGGKITWHGPGQLVGYPIVKLPDPVDVVAYVRRVEQMLIDVCAEFGLTAGRVEGRSGVWVPEDDRGPARKVAAIGIRVARGVTLHGFSINCDCDLTYFDRIVPCGIRDAGTTSLTAELGRPVTVPDVLPVVERHLPTLVRVDEA; encoded by the coding sequence GTGAGTGTGACGACTTCCGGGCTGACCCCCGTCCACGCCGGTTTGCTCGACTACCAGGCCGCCTGGGACGAGCAGCGCCGGCTGCACGAGGCCGTGGTGGCCGGCGAGCAGGGCGACACCGTGCTGCTGCTGGAGCACCCCAGCGTCTACACCGCCGGCAAGCGGACCGAGCCGTGGGACCGCCCGATGGACGGCACCCCGGTGATCGACGTGGACCGCGGCGGCAAGATCACCTGGCACGGGCCGGGGCAGCTCGTCGGCTACCCGATCGTCAAGCTGCCCGACCCGGTCGACGTGGTCGCGTACGTGCGGCGGGTGGAGCAGATGCTGATCGACGTCTGCGCCGAGTTCGGGCTGACCGCCGGCCGGGTCGAGGGGCGCAGCGGCGTCTGGGTGCCGGAGGACGACCGGGGCCCCGCCCGCAAGGTCGCCGCCATCGGCATCCGGGTGGCGCGGGGGGTGACCCTGCACGGCTTCTCGATCAACTGCGACTGCGACCTGACGTACTTCGACCGGATCGTGCCGTGCGGCATCCGGGACGCCGGCACCACCTCGCTCACCGCTGAGCTGGGCCGTCCGGTCACCGTCCCCGACGTGCTCCCGGTGGTCGAGCGCCACCTGCCGACCCTGGTCCGGGTCGACGAGGCCTGA